In Bacillus sp. Marseille-Q1617, a genomic segment contains:
- the menB gene encoding 1,4-dihydroxy-2-naphthoyl-CoA synthase yields MAFEWVSERNYEEILYETYNGIAKITINRPEVRNAFTPKTVMELIDAFAYARDDSKVGVIVLAGAGEKAFCSGGDQSVRGHGGYVGEDEIPRLNVLDLQRLIRVIPKPVIAMVSGYAIGGGHVLHVVCDITIAADNAIFGQTGPKVGSFDAGYGAGYLARIVGHKKAKEIWYLCRQYNAQEALEMGLVNTVVPLDKLEEETVQWASEMLEKSPTALRFLKAAFNADTDGLAGLQQLAGDATLLYYTTEEAKEGRDSFKEKRKPDFGQFPRFP; encoded by the coding sequence ATGGCTTTTGAATGGGTTTCAGAAAGAAACTACGAAGAAATTTTATATGAAACATATAACGGTATCGCCAAAATCACGATTAACCGTCCGGAAGTTCGCAACGCTTTCACACCTAAAACGGTAATGGAACTGATCGATGCGTTTGCTTATGCACGTGATGATTCCAAAGTGGGCGTAATCGTCCTTGCTGGTGCAGGAGAAAAAGCATTCTGTTCCGGCGGTGACCAAAGTGTCCGCGGACACGGCGGTTACGTAGGTGAAGATGAAATTCCTCGTCTGAATGTACTGGACTTGCAGCGTTTGATCCGTGTCATCCCTAAACCGGTCATCGCGATGGTTTCCGGTTACGCAATTGGCGGCGGCCACGTCCTTCATGTCGTTTGTGATATTACTATCGCTGCTGATAACGCCATCTTCGGGCAGACAGGACCGAAAGTGGGAAGCTTCGATGCTGGATACGGTGCAGGATATCTTGCACGTATCGTAGGTCACAAGAAAGCAAAGGAAATCTGGTATCTATGCCGTCAGTACAATGCCCAGGAAGCTCTTGAAATGGGTCTTGTCAATACGGTGGTGCCATTGGATAAACTTGAAGAAGAAACGGTTCAGTGGGCTTCTGAGATGCTTGAGAAGAGCCCGACTGCACTTCGCTTCCTCAAAGCTGCATTCAACGCCGATACAGACGGTCTGGCTGGACTTCAGCAGCTTGCAGGAGACGCGACACTTCTTTATTACACAACTGAGGAAGCTAAAGAGGGTCGAGACTCGTTCAAGGAAAAACGCAAACCTGACTTCGGACAATTCCCTCGTTTCCCTTAA
- a CDS encoding o-succinylbenzoate--CoA ligase, which produces MTSQQLPNWLKQRTYLTPDRVALISDQHEYTFKDLWNMTIETAGKIHSHVKGSQSEFIGLMIKNTVESVTVIHAVQQLGLSAVLLNHRLSPTELAFQMEDMKLPAVILDDEFDEKLQNQHVQKVKISDLQKASPSTFEIKDHFQLDQVCSVMYTSGTTGAPKGVLQTYGNHWWSAIGSSLNLGTSENDTWLCSVPLFHISGYSILMRSVIYGMSVRLFDHFDAVRINRELKSGSITIMSAVSNMLQRMLKDLGDEPYHGNFRCMLLGGGPAPLPLLEICRDKEIPVFQTYGMTETSSQIVTLSPEYSLSKLGSAGKPLFPSELRIKKQTGPASAYEEGEILVKGPNVTTGYYMREDANRKSFEDGWLSTGDIGYVDDEGFLFVLDRRSDLIISGGENVYPAEIESVLTSHQEIEDVGVAGITSDEWGQVPCAFIVKGTMSLLNEEEVLSFCKKNLASYKQPKKIVFVDEIPRNASNKILRRVLRERWEQGVYRGEH; this is translated from the coding sequence ATGACATCCCAACAGCTGCCGAATTGGCTCAAACAAAGAACATATCTGACCCCCGACAGGGTCGCCTTGATAAGCGATCAACATGAGTATACGTTTAAAGACCTGTGGAACATGACGATCGAAACGGCAGGCAAGATACATAGTCATGTGAAGGGTTCTCAATCCGAATTCATCGGATTGATGATAAAAAACACAGTCGAATCGGTCACGGTCATTCATGCGGTTCAACAGCTCGGCTTGTCAGCCGTCCTCCTGAATCATCGATTAAGTCCGACTGAACTGGCATTTCAGATGGAAGATATGAAACTGCCGGCAGTCATTTTAGATGATGAGTTTGATGAAAAGCTTCAAAATCAGCATGTACAAAAAGTGAAGATTTCAGATTTACAGAAGGCGTCGCCGTCAACCTTTGAAATAAAGGATCATTTTCAGTTAGATCAAGTCTGTTCAGTCATGTACACTTCTGGTACGACTGGGGCACCAAAAGGGGTGCTTCAGACATACGGAAATCATTGGTGGAGTGCGATTGGTTCGTCATTGAATCTCGGTACAAGTGAAAATGATACCTGGCTGTGTTCGGTACCGCTCTTTCATATAAGCGGCTATTCGATTTTAATGAGAAGTGTCATTTATGGGATGAGCGTGCGGCTGTTTGACCATTTCGATGCAGTACGAATCAATAGAGAGCTGAAGAGCGGTTCCATCACTATTATGTCGGCAGTGAGTAATATGCTGCAGCGAATGCTGAAGGACCTGGGCGATGAACCGTACCATGGGAATTTTCGCTGTATGCTTCTTGGAGGGGGACCGGCGCCGCTTCCATTACTCGAAATCTGCAGAGACAAGGAAATACCTGTTTTTCAAACATATGGGATGACGGAAACGTCTTCTCAGATTGTGACCCTTTCCCCTGAATACAGCTTGTCAAAGCTTGGTTCAGCAGGAAAACCGCTGTTTCCTTCCGAACTGAGGATAAAGAAACAAACCGGACCTGCGTCAGCGTATGAAGAGGGGGAGATTTTAGTGAAGGGACCCAATGTGACAACGGGGTATTACATGCGTGAAGATGCGAACAGAAAAAGCTTTGAGGATGGGTGGCTTTCCACAGGTGATATCGGCTACGTGGACGATGAAGGCTTTTTATTCGTCTTGGACCGCCGTTCCGATTTAATCATTTCCGGTGGGGAAAATGTGTACCCGGCTGAGATTGAAAGTGTTCTTACTTCCCACCAAGAAATCGAAGACGTGGGGGTGGCAGGAATTACGAGCGATGAGTGGGGGCAGGTTCCTTGTGCTTTCATTGTAAAAGGCACCATGAGTCTCCTTAACGAGGAAGAAGTGCTTTCTTTCTGTAAAAAGAACCTTGCTTCCTACAAACAGCCGAAAAAGATCGTCTTTGTGGATGAAATCCCACGGAATGCCTCCAATAAGATTCTGAGACGAGTGCTGAGAGAGCGTTGGGAGCAGGGGGTGTACCGGGGTGAACATTAA
- the menC gene encoding o-succinylbenzoate synthase — protein MNIKKIRLHMISMPLKKPFVTHLQRVESREGIIIEAEDQNGVIGLGEAVAFSTPWYTEETVNTCHHMLKDVLIPLLERSPITHPKELSKLFETVRGNAMAKASLEMAIWDLYARQQDKPLWNVLGGTREKILAGAVVGGDSIDGMIAQTHELVDAGYERIKIKISKGADIEIVRALREKFPHLSLLADANSAYGLDDAEHLKSLDEFHLEMIEQPLGIDDLVDHSILQEKIGTPICLDESIVSPHDMKSAIHLKSCGVVNIKLGRVGGYNSALEIYRLCQENGIRVWCGGMIEFGVSRAHNICLASIEGFSIPGDISSSSKYWEEDIIDAPITVENGMVQRIDKPGIGVGLNEKRLKEVCECREEFLL, from the coding sequence GTGAACATTAAGAAAATAAGACTGCACATGATATCGATGCCGTTGAAGAAGCCGTTTGTCACTCACTTGCAAAGAGTTGAATCACGGGAAGGGATCATAATTGAGGCCGAGGATCAAAACGGTGTGATCGGCTTAGGTGAGGCAGTGGCTTTTTCTACGCCATGGTATACGGAAGAGACGGTGAATACGTGCCATCACATGCTGAAAGATGTATTGATTCCATTGCTTGAACGCAGCCCGATTACCCACCCGAAAGAACTGAGTAAGCTGTTTGAGACTGTAAGAGGGAATGCAATGGCAAAAGCTTCACTGGAAATGGCGATCTGGGATTTATATGCGAGGCAGCAGGACAAGCCCCTTTGGAATGTGCTTGGAGGGACCCGTGAGAAAATACTGGCAGGTGCCGTCGTTGGAGGAGATTCGATTGACGGGATGATTGCACAGACTCATGAACTGGTCGATGCAGGGTATGAACGGATAAAAATCAAGATTTCGAAGGGGGCGGATATTGAAATTGTCCGTGCATTAAGAGAAAAATTTCCGCATCTTTCCCTTTTGGCAGATGCGAATTCTGCGTATGGTTTGGATGATGCCGAGCATTTGAAATCCCTTGATGAATTCCACTTGGAAATGATCGAACAGCCTCTCGGGATTGACGATCTGGTTGACCACTCCATTTTGCAAGAGAAGATCGGCACCCCTATCTGTCTGGATGAAAGTATCGTGAGTCCCCACGATATGAAAAGTGCCATCCATTTGAAGAGCTGCGGTGTCGTCAACATCAAGCTGGGCAGGGTCGGAGGTTACAATTCTGCACTTGAAATCTATCGACTTTGCCAGGAGAACGGGATCAGAGTGTGGTGCGGCGGCATGATTGAATTCGGTGTCTCCCGAGCTCATAATATCTGCCTTGCAAGCATTGAGGGATTCTCGATCCCAGGTGACATTTCTTCATCCTCGAAATATTGGGAGGAGGACATCATAGATGCTCCGATCACGGTGGAGAACGGAATGGTGCAGAGGATTGATAAGCCTGGTATTGGAGTAGGGCTGAATGAGAAGCGT
- the menH gene encoding 2-succinyl-6-hydroxy-2,4-cyclohexadiene-1-carboxylate synthase, whose product MILRVNEIDYFVDVKGEGFPLVFLHGFTGDSRTWDDITSRIGKTHQCITIDIIGHGKSECPLDAERYSMDAVSRDISNILNQLDIKRAAFIGYSMGGRLALHFSNLYPEYVSVLILESASPGLKTEEAQKERRERDLALADKIMQEGMEYFVNFWEEIPLFSTQKRLPGEVQETIRVQRLQQSPVGLSNSLKGMGTGAQPSWWDRLHELSFPVVLMIGELDHKFAAIAKEMEKHIPEVEVITFFDTGHAIHVEEPRKFGTIIEEVLFNYIKEDV is encoded by the coding sequence ATGATTCTCCGGGTGAATGAGATCGATTATTTTGTAGATGTTAAGGGAGAAGGATTCCCGCTTGTATTCCTTCATGGATTCACCGGTGATAGCCGTACGTGGGATGACATAACCAGCCGGATTGGGAAAACACATCAATGTATTACCATCGATATCATTGGCCACGGGAAAAGTGAATGCCCTTTAGATGCAGAGAGGTATTCAATGGACGCAGTCTCAAGGGATATCAGTAACATATTGAATCAGCTGGATATAAAGAGAGCAGCCTTTATCGGTTACTCAATGGGAGGAAGGCTTGCTCTTCACTTTTCTAATCTCTACCCGGAATACGTCAGTGTGCTTATACTTGAAAGTGCTTCCCCCGGCTTGAAAACGGAAGAGGCTCAGAAAGAGAGACGGGAGAGAGATCTTGCTCTTGCGGATAAGATCATGCAAGAAGGAATGGAGTATTTCGTGAATTTCTGGGAAGAGATCCCCTTGTTCTCCACTCAGAAAAGGTTGCCTGGTGAGGTTCAAGAGACGATCCGCGTACAGCGGCTTCAGCAATCCCCTGTCGGACTTTCGAACAGCTTGAAGGGAATGGGGACCGGGGCGCAGCCATCCTGGTGGGATAGGCTGCATGAGCTTTCCTTTCCGGTGGTTTTGATGATAGGAGAGCTTGACCATAAGTTTGCTGCGATTGCCAAAGAGATGGAGAAGCATATTCCTGAAGTTGAAGTTATTACTTTTTTCGACACAGGTCATGCAATTCATGTGGAAGAACCTCGAAAGTTTGGTACAATAATAGAGGAAGTTTTATTCAATTACATAAAGGAGGATGTCTAA
- a CDS encoding isochorismate synthase MenF: MVTIHKTNIEKAYDTAMEKAKQYQHPVLFSIVEKIDSVDPLSFYNEGNSLFKGTRFLWKDRDHTITLAGLGSAYTISTQDERDQFFAVEKEWKRFIDEGVILSPENWIGTGPLLFGGFRFDPLNQRGSEWEDFENGTLQVPSFMLTKSKEADYLTLNMLCSPGDDEEPLNEMIRFKDEIIRKSKYPSVPEESAVNVVEDYNPEEWKKSVQNVVEELKEGGMEKVVLARKCQVTFDAPITSDFVLDNLWKQQPDSFIFSFEQNKSCFIGATPERLVKKTGEEVLSTCLAGSIARGRTLEEDEKLGEELLNDEKNRYEHHLVVETIQQALEPFCNELSLPEKPGLMKMKDIQHLYTPVVGRSAEQTSLLNMIEKLHPTPALGGVPRDKALSVIRQEEKMDRGLYAGPVGWMDAYGNGEFAVAIRSGLLHEEGSYLYAGCGIVADSDPESEFKETQMKFRPMLRALGGTIHG, from the coding sequence TTGGTTACCATCCATAAAACCAATATTGAAAAAGCATATGATACAGCCATGGAAAAGGCTAAACAATATCAACACCCCGTCCTTTTCAGCATCGTGGAGAAAATCGACTCTGTCGACCCGCTTTCCTTTTATAATGAGGGGAACTCATTATTTAAGGGAACGCGTTTTTTATGGAAGGACAGGGATCATACGATTACACTCGCAGGGCTGGGTTCTGCATACACAATCTCTACACAAGATGAGAGAGATCAATTCTTTGCGGTTGAGAAAGAGTGGAAGCGCTTTATCGACGAGGGTGTCATTCTTTCTCCTGAGAATTGGATCGGTACGGGACCACTGTTATTCGGGGGCTTCCGATTCGATCCGCTTAATCAAAGAGGCTCGGAATGGGAAGACTTTGAGAACGGTACTCTTCAGGTTCCATCCTTCATGCTGACAAAATCAAAGGAAGCGGATTATCTGACGTTGAATATGTTATGCAGTCCGGGGGATGACGAAGAGCCGTTAAATGAGATGATCCGTTTTAAAGACGAAATCATCAGGAAGTCCAAGTACCCTTCCGTTCCTGAAGAATCAGCCGTGAACGTTGTTGAGGATTACAATCCTGAAGAGTGGAAGAAGTCCGTTCAGAATGTCGTGGAAGAACTTAAGGAAGGCGGGATGGAGAAGGTGGTTCTTGCACGTAAATGCCAAGTTACCTTTGATGCCCCGATCACTTCTGACTTTGTGCTGGACAACCTTTGGAAGCAGCAGCCTGACAGCTTCATATTCAGTTTCGAACAGAACAAGAGCTGCTTTATAGGGGCTACTCCTGAGCGACTGGTCAAAAAGACCGGCGAAGAAGTGCTGTCCACTTGTTTAGCCGGCTCCATTGCAAGGGGACGCACGCTCGAGGAGGATGAGAAGCTTGGTGAAGAGCTTCTGAATGATGAGAAGAATCGGTATGAGCATCACTTGGTTGTCGAGACCATTCAACAGGCACTTGAGCCGTTCTGTAATGAACTTTCCCTGCCGGAAAAGCCGGGTTTAATGAAGATGAAAGATATTCAGCATCTATATACCCCTGTTGTCGGACGGTCTGCCGAGCAGACTTCCCTGCTCAATATGATTGAAAAACTTCATCCCACACCTGCATTGGGCGGTGTCCCGAGAGACAAGGCACTTTCTGTCATCCGTCAGGAAGAGAAGATGGACAGAGGGTTATATGCGGGGCCTGTAGGATGGATGGATGCATACGGTAACGGGGAGTTTGCTGTAGCGATCCGCTCGGGTCTCCTTCATGAAGAGGGATCATATTTATATGCTGGCTGTGGAATTGTAGCGGACTCAGATCCTGAAAGTGAATTCAAAGAAACACAAATGAAATTTCGACCGATGCTCAGGGCATTAGGGGGAACCATCCATGGATGA
- the menD gene encoding 2-succinyl-5-enolpyruvyl-6-hydroxy-3-cyclohexene-1-carboxylic-acid synthase, producing MDEHQQRLTSYLAAFIDELVGNGVDEVVISPGSRSTPLALLFAHHPGVKTYINVDERSAAFFGLGIAKAKKKPVAILCTSGTAAANYYPAVIEARYAKVPLIVLTADRPHELREVGAPQAINQLDLYGKHVKWSVDMALPESSPGILKYAKSSAARGVSLSLSAPSGPIHFNFPIREPLIPDLDEAEFTKGSRREKRVIGGVRGLSPETRNDLLPLLKEKQKGLIICGPGLPASAIESIMEFAEHYGFPVVADPLSGVRSGVHSKENVIETYDAFLKTKEVSDDLLPDLIIRFGAMPVSKPLTLFLKGLPDVPYWVVSSGEEWQDPIAKATEFIYCDERLFCMDLKTGAGTKDAGWLHEWKSVNDLSRHILQTGRQPWNEGKAVKQLIEQLPDGAAVFASNSMPIRDIDTFFFNSDREISVHANRGANGIDGVVSTALGMSTGNTPLYLLIGDLAFFHDLNGLLVAKKYGLDITIVVMNNNGGGIFSFLPQASDGTYFEELFGTPMDLDFSSAAAFYGAHFSLVKEEGEFGEALKNAEQHKGIKIIEVLTNREENVAIHRKLWNFVSQEIVAKLKGNAP from the coding sequence ATGGATGAACATCAACAGCGCTTGACAAGTTATTTAGCAGCATTTATCGATGAATTAGTCGGAAATGGAGTAGACGAGGTGGTCATCAGTCCGGGATCCCGTTCTACTCCTTTGGCGTTATTATTCGCGCATCACCCAGGCGTGAAGACGTATATCAACGTAGATGAACGTTCTGCTGCTTTCTTTGGACTCGGGATCGCAAAGGCTAAGAAGAAGCCTGTTGCGATTCTTTGTACGTCTGGAACGGCAGCAGCCAATTATTATCCGGCCGTGATTGAAGCGCGTTACGCTAAGGTCCCGCTGATTGTGCTGACAGCCGACCGGCCGCATGAGCTGCGTGAAGTCGGAGCTCCTCAGGCGATCAACCAGCTGGACCTTTACGGGAAACACGTGAAGTGGAGTGTAGATATGGCCCTGCCGGAATCTTCGCCTGGCATCTTGAAATATGCAAAATCATCCGCTGCAAGAGGAGTGAGCCTGTCACTCTCAGCTCCGTCAGGTCCGATCCATTTCAACTTCCCTATCAGGGAACCATTGATCCCTGACTTAGATGAAGCAGAGTTTACTAAAGGCAGTCGCAGAGAGAAGCGTGTAATCGGCGGTGTCCGGGGATTATCTCCTGAAACGCGCAATGACTTGCTTCCTCTTCTTAAGGAAAAACAAAAGGGACTGATTATTTGCGGTCCTGGACTGCCTGCGTCTGCAATCGAGTCGATTATGGAGTTTGCCGAACATTACGGGTTTCCAGTCGTCGCAGATCCTCTCTCGGGAGTTAGGAGCGGAGTACATTCCAAGGAAAATGTAATCGAAACGTATGATGCTTTTCTGAAAACGAAAGAGGTAAGCGATGATCTGCTCCCGGATTTGATTATTCGCTTCGGAGCCATGCCAGTCTCAAAACCTCTGACCCTTTTCTTAAAGGGGCTGCCTGATGTTCCATATTGGGTTGTCAGCAGCGGAGAGGAATGGCAGGACCCGATCGCCAAAGCTACTGAATTCATTTATTGTGATGAAAGATTGTTCTGTATGGACCTGAAGACCGGTGCTGGAACCAAGGATGCCGGTTGGCTGCATGAGTGGAAATCGGTAAATGATCTTTCGAGACATATCCTTCAGACAGGCCGTCAGCCTTGGAATGAGGGGAAAGCTGTCAAACAATTGATTGAACAGCTGCCGGACGGGGCAGCGGTTTTTGCCAGCAACTCGATGCCGATACGTGATATAGATACGTTCTTCTTCAATAGTGACCGCGAGATTTCCGTACATGCCAATCGCGGAGCCAATGGTATCGATGGTGTCGTTTCGACTGCCCTCGGGATGAGCACGGGAAATACCCCTTTGTATCTCCTGATCGGGGACCTTGCTTTTTTCCATGATCTGAACGGTCTTCTTGTCGCAAAGAAATATGGGTTGGATATCACTATTGTGGTGATGAATAACAACGGGGGAGGAATCTTTTCCTTCCTGCCGCAGGCAAGTGACGGCACCTACTTCGAGGAATTATTCGGCACCCCGATGGACCTTGACTTTTCTTCAGCGGCAGCCTTTTACGGCGCGCATTTTTCACTGGTGAAAGAAGAGGGGGAGTTTGGTGAAGCTCTTAAAAATGCTGAGCAGCATAAAGGAATCAAGATCATTGAAGTCCTGACAAACCGTGAAGAAAATGTAGCAATTCATCGTAAATTGTGGAATTTTGTTTCCCAGGAAATAGTGGCAAAGTTGAAGGGGAATGCCCCATGA